Proteins encoded together in one Anguilla anguilla isolate fAngAng1 chromosome 9, fAngAng1.pri, whole genome shotgun sequence window:
- the gusb gene encoding beta-glucuronidase: MEKMRKLVFANFICISTIWNVCRALDGGILYPRESMSREIKELNGLWSFRADFSRNRKLGFEKAWFKSPLAQTGPVIDMPVPASFNDITQEPRLRDFIGWVWYEREVLVPPRWVSDEGLRIVLRVGSAHYYSVVWVNGEMVAEHEGGHLPFEADVSSVLRADPTVPCRITVAVNNTLTLQTLPPGTIQHMDDLTKYPANYIVQNTNFDFFNYAGIHRPVLLYTTPKAYIDDITVETSFADNIGLINYQVSVKGSQNPAVKVMLMDKDGHCVATANGSSGILKIVDVNLWWPYLMHVNPGYLYSLEVQLKAVNGSSQYEDFYTLPVGIRTVQVTKTQFLINNKPFYFHGVNKHEDSDVRGKGLDWPLIVKDFNLLKWLGANSFRTSHYPYAEEILQMCDRHGIVVIDECPGVGIKDIRSFGNASLAHHLVVMEELVRRDKNHASVVMWSVANEPASEMPPAGLYFKTLITHTKSLDSSRPVTFITDSNFDRDKGAPYVDVVCVNSYFSWYHDPGHLEVIPIQLNTQFENWYSKYQKPIIQSEYGADVVPGLHTDPPMMFTEEYQKIVLENYHRVFDQKRKEYVIGELIWNFADFMTAQTITRVVGNKKGIFSRQRQPKTGAFILRERYWKLANETGLLPSWTRYPCL; encoded by the exons ATGGAGAAGATGCGAAAGCTAGTATTCgccaattttatttgcatttctacAATATGGAATGTATGTCGCGCATTAGACGGCGGAATACTCTATCCTCGCGAGTCGATGTCACGAGAAATTAAAGAACTGAATGGATTGTGGAGCTTCAGGGCCGATTTTTCACGGAACAGGAAATTGGGCTTTGAAAAGGCATGGTTCAAGAGTCCCTTGGCACAG ACAGGTCCTGTGATCGACATGCCTGTGCCTGCCAGCTTCAATGATATCACTCAAGAGCCCCGACTAAGGGACTTCATTGGCTGGGTGTGGTATGAGCGGGAGGTGCTGGTCCCTCCCCGCTGGGTGTCTGATGAGGGCCTGAGAATAGTGCTTAGGGTGGGAAGTGCACACTACTATTCTGTGGTT TGGGTGAATGGGGAGATGGTCGCTGAGCACGAGGGGGGCCACCTTCCGTTCGAAGCGGATGTCAGCAGCGTGCTCCGAGCTGACCCCACCGTTCCCTGCAGGATCACCGTTGCCGTCAACAACACACTGACCCTGCAAACATTGCCTCCCGGCACCATTCAGCACATGGACGACCTCACAAA GTACCCAGCCAACTATATTGTGCAGAATACAAATTTTGACTTCTTTAATTATGCTGGAATACACCGACCCGTGCTACTATACACTACCCCGAAGGCTTacattgatgacatcacagtggagACAAGTTTTGCAGATAATATTG GACTAATAAACTACCAGGTGTCTGTCAAGGGCAGTCAGAACCCGGCAGTGAAGGTGATGCTGATGGACAAGGATGGTCATTGCGTGGCCACTGCCAATGGGTCGTCTGGGATTCTCAAAATTGTGGATGTCAATCTGTGGTGGCCCTACCTAATGCATGTGAATCCGGGATACCTGTATTCTCTTGAG GTGCAATTGAAGGCAGTGAACGGCAGCTCGCAGTATGAGGATTTCTATACTCTTCCTGTGGGCATCCGCACAGTCCAGGTCACCAAGACTCAGTTCCTCATCAACAACAAGCCCTTCTACTTCCATGGAGTCAACAAGCATGAGGACTCTGAT GTTCGAGGGAAGGGCCTGGACTGGCCGCTTATCGTGAAGGACTTCAACCTGCTGAAGTGGCTGGGGGCCAACTCCTTCCGCACGAGCCACTACCCCTACGCCGAGGAGATCCTGCAGATGTGCGACCGCCACGGAATCGTGGTCATAGACGAGTGCCCCGGCGTGGGCATCAAAGACAT TCGCAGTTTTGGAAATGCTTCCCTTGCCCACCACCTGGTGGTGATGGAGGAGCTCGTGAGGAGGGACAAGAACCACGCCTCTGTGGTCATGTGGTCCGTAGCCAACGAACCTGCTTCCGAGATGCCTCCTGCTGGATTATACTTTAA GACGTTGATTACGCACACCAAGTCTCTGGATTCTTCTCGGCCTGTCACCTTCATTACCGATAGCAACTTTGACAGGGATAAAGGG GCTCCCTACGTGGACGTTGTTTGTGTGAACAGCTACTTTTCCTGGTACCATGACCCTGGGCATCTGGAAGTCATTCCCATTCAGCTGAACACCCAGTTTGAGAACTGGTATAGCAAATACCAGAAGCCCATCATTCAGAGCGAATATGGAGCTGATGTTGTTCCAGGGCTCCACACT GACCCGCCCATGATGTTCACAGAGGAGTACCAGAAAATTGTCCTGGAGAATTATCACCGCGTGTTTGACCAGAAGAGGAAGGAGTACGTCATCGGCGAGCTCATCTGGAACTTTGCCGACTTCATGACGGCGCAAA CCATCACTCGGGTCGTGGGGAACAAGAAGGGCATCTTCAGCCGGCAGCGACAGCCGAAAACGGGCGCGTTCATCCTGAGGGAGAGGTACTGGAAGCTGGCGAACGAAACGGGCCTCCTGCCCAGCTGGACGCGGTACCCCTGCCTGTGA
- the vkorc1l1 gene encoding vitamin K epoxide reductase complex subunit 1-like protein 1 produces MVGGCVCKQGRRKMAAPVLRVSTPRWERIARLLVCLLGILLSLYAFHVESEKARDPNYKAMCDVSNSMSCSKVFSSRWGRGFGLLGSIFGKDSAMNQPNSVYGIFFYAFQLLLGMTVSAMAALILMTTSIASVVGSLYLGYILYFVLKDFCLVCITTYALNFILFVLNYKRLVYLNEAWKQQLQAKQD; encoded by the exons ATGGTAGGCGGCTGCGTGTGCAAGCAAGGCCGTAGAAAGATGGCGGCGCCCGTCCTGAGAGTGTCTACCCCTCGATGGGAAAGAATAGCCCGGCTGCTTGTCTGCCTGTTGGGCATCCTGCTCTCACTTTATGCCTTTCATGTGGAAAGCGAGAAGGCGAGGGACCCGAATTACAAGGCAATGTGCGACGTGAGCAACTCAATGAGTTGCTCTAAAGTGTTCTCCTCCAG GTGGGGTCGAGGGTTTGGACTGTTGGGCTCAATCTTTGGTAAAGACAGTGCAATGAACCAGCCAAACAGCGTCTATGGAATTTTCTTTTATGCATTTCAGCTGTTACTAG GAATGACCGTCAGCGCAATGGCAGCACTGATCCTCATGACCACGTCCATTGCGTCAGTCGTGGGGTCGCTGTACCTCGGCTACATCCTCTACTTCGTCTTGAAGGACTTCTGCCTCGTCTGCATCACCACGTATGCACTGAACTTCATCCTGTTTGTCCTCAACTACAAGCGACTGGTTTACTTGAATGAAGCTTGGAAGCAGCAACTCCAAGCTAAGCAAGactaa